Proteins encoded in a region of the Panicum hallii strain FIL2 chromosome 3, PHallii_v3.1, whole genome shotgun sequence genome:
- the LOC112884759 gene encoding NAC domain-containing protein 16-like isoform X2: MAQTSLPPGFRFHPTDVELVSYYLKRKIMGKKLIVDAISEVDLYKFPPWDLPDKSSLRSKDLEWFFFCPRDKKYPNGSRTNRATPNGYWKTSGKDRTIMLNSRVVGMKKTLIFHEGKAPKGDRTDWVMYEYKMEDEDLVSAGFSKDAFVLCKIFKKSGLGPRIGEQYGAPFNEAEWDNAEAETSMFPLMTSSEVVNPMDGPHAQHAVPADIPAQQSVDGVVSGINTSNGVNDMYGPPDCDGFLLEELSRFLNDSPLRDTTLGESSGLPPMSEAEAHAFEVNTFGLYNELSGIAGLEGVPNNFSASNVAATDYMALPPDRELSTDDFIELNDLLASDPSFPSEFPAQNSQFMQYPPAQPTYNGHYDIAALSGSMEPTMPTNFNVFPPDNGGFTADEATNYSYQTMQYPFP; encoded by the exons ATGGCGCAAACTAGCCTGCCTCCTGGTTTTCGTTTCCACCCAACAGATGTTGAGCTTGTTTCCTACTACTTGAAGAGGAAGATTATGGGAAAGAAACTTATTGTAGATGCTATATCAGAGGTTGATCTGTACAAGTTTCCTCCATGGGACCTCCCTG ACAAGTCCTCTCTTCGAAGCAAAGATCTTGAATGGTTCTTCTTTTGCCCTCGTGACAAGAAATATCCTAATGGGTCTAGGACAAACCGTGCCACTCCAAATGGTTACTGGAAGACTAGTGGAAAAGATAGAACGATTATGCTTAACTCTCGCGTTGTCGGGATGAAGAAAACATTGATATTTCATGAAGGCAAGGCCCCTAAAGGTGACAGAACTGATTGGGTGATGTATGAATACAAAATGGAAGATGAGGATTTGGTTTCTGCTGGTTTCTCAAAG GATGCATTTGTTCTCTGCAAAATTTTCAAGAAAAGTGGCCTTGGTCCAAGGATTGGGGAGCAGTATGGGGCACCATTTAACGAAGCAGAATGGGATAATGCAGAAGCAGAAACTTCTATGTTTCCTTTGATGACATCTTCAGAGGTAGTGAACCCAATGGATGGCCCACACGCTCAACATGCTGTCCCGGCAG ATATACCTGCTCAGCAGTCCGTAGATGGTGTGGTTTCTGGGATCAACACATCCAATGGGGTCAACGATATGTACGGTCCTCCTGATTGTGATGGATTTCTTTTGGAGGAGCTGTCTAGATTTCTGAATGATTCTCCTCTTCGCGACACTACTCTTGGAGAG AGCTCTGGTCTTCCACCGATGTCTGAAGCCGAGGCTCACGCTTTTGAAGTTAACACTTTTGGCCTCTACAATGAATTGTCCGGGATTGCTGGGTTAGAAGGCGTGCCAAACAACTTTAGTGCCAGCAATGTGGCCGCCACAGATTACATGGCCCTGCCGCCTGATAGAGAACTTTCTACTGATGATTTTATAGAACTGAATGATCTCCTTGCTTCTGATCCAAGCTTTCCCAGTGAATTTCCTGCACAAAACAGTCAATTTATGCAGTATCCTCCAGCTCAGCCCACGTACAATGGACATTATGATATAGCTGCTCTGTCAGGTTCTATGGAACCAACAATGCCTACCAATTTCAATGTTTTTCCTCCTGATAACGGTGGTTTCACTGCAGACGAGGCAACCAACTACTCGTACCAAACCATGCAGTACCCATTCCCTTGA
- the LOC112884759 gene encoding NAC domain-containing protein 82-like isoform X1 yields MAQTSLPPGFRFHPTDVELVSYYLKRKIMGKKLIVDAISEVDLYKFPPWDLPDKSSLRSKDLEWFFFCPRDKKYPNGSRTNRATPNGYWKTSGKDRTIMLNSRVVGMKKTLIFHEGKAPKGDRTDWVMYEYKMEDEDLVSAGFSKDAFVLCKIFKKSGLGPRIGEQYGAPFNEAEWDNAEAETSMFPLMTSSEVVNPMDGPHAQHAVPAGTAREPPLQNTSVACVGEESSFDHATGTTSVEDLTFGCAIAGTAIQDIPAQQSVDGVVSGINTSNGVNDMYGPPDCDGFLLEELSRFLNDSPLRDTTLGESSGLPPMSEAEAHAFEVNTFGLYNELSGIAGLEGVPNNFSASNVAATDYMALPPDRELSTDDFIELNDLLASDPSFPSEFPAQNSQFMQYPPAQPTYNGHYDIAALSGSMEPTMPTNFNVFPPDNGGFTADEATNYSYQTMQYPFP; encoded by the exons ATGGCGCAAACTAGCCTGCCTCCTGGTTTTCGTTTCCACCCAACAGATGTTGAGCTTGTTTCCTACTACTTGAAGAGGAAGATTATGGGAAAGAAACTTATTGTAGATGCTATATCAGAGGTTGATCTGTACAAGTTTCCTCCATGGGACCTCCCTG ACAAGTCCTCTCTTCGAAGCAAAGATCTTGAATGGTTCTTCTTTTGCCCTCGTGACAAGAAATATCCTAATGGGTCTAGGACAAACCGTGCCACTCCAAATGGTTACTGGAAGACTAGTGGAAAAGATAGAACGATTATGCTTAACTCTCGCGTTGTCGGGATGAAGAAAACATTGATATTTCATGAAGGCAAGGCCCCTAAAGGTGACAGAACTGATTGGGTGATGTATGAATACAAAATGGAAGATGAGGATTTGGTTTCTGCTGGTTTCTCAAAG GATGCATTTGTTCTCTGCAAAATTTTCAAGAAAAGTGGCCTTGGTCCAAGGATTGGGGAGCAGTATGGGGCACCATTTAACGAAGCAGAATGGGATAATGCAGAAGCAGAAACTTCTATGTTTCCTTTGATGACATCTTCAGAGGTAGTGAACCCAATGGATGGCCCACACGCTCAACATGCTGTCCCGGCAGGTACTGCTCGCGAACCACCTCTACAGAATACATCTGTTGCTTGTGTTGGAGAGGAATCATCATTTGATCATGCCACGGGAACTACTTCCGTCGAGGATTTAACATTTGGCTGTGCTATTGCCGGCACTGCTATCCAAGATATACCTGCTCAGCAGTCCGTAGATGGTGTGGTTTCTGGGATCAACACATCCAATGGGGTCAACGATATGTACGGTCCTCCTGATTGTGATGGATTTCTTTTGGAGGAGCTGTCTAGATTTCTGAATGATTCTCCTCTTCGCGACACTACTCTTGGAGAG AGCTCTGGTCTTCCACCGATGTCTGAAGCCGAGGCTCACGCTTTTGAAGTTAACACTTTTGGCCTCTACAATGAATTGTCCGGGATTGCTGGGTTAGAAGGCGTGCCAAACAACTTTAGTGCCAGCAATGTGGCCGCCACAGATTACATGGCCCTGCCGCCTGATAGAGAACTTTCTACTGATGATTTTATAGAACTGAATGATCTCCTTGCTTCTGATCCAAGCTTTCCCAGTGAATTTCCTGCACAAAACAGTCAATTTATGCAGTATCCTCCAGCTCAGCCCACGTACAATGGACATTATGATATAGCTGCTCTGTCAGGTTCTATGGAACCAACAATGCCTACCAATTTCAATGTTTTTCCTCCTGATAACGGTGGTTTCACTGCAGACGAGGCAACCAACTACTCGTACCAAACCATGCAGTACCCATTCCCTTGA